Sequence from the Phragmites australis chromosome 11, lpPhrAust1.1, whole genome shotgun sequence genome:
AACGAAGAAGAATACTGCTAGCTTTGTTTCATTATGGAAGACAGAATGCACCATTACCAAGAGATCTTATTGACAGTACACAGCCTCATCCTAGAGGGTTATTCATGAGACAACATGATCATGATATATCTTTCCATCAAACAAAGTAAGAGGAATGGAGTGCCTTTTGGAACAAAGCTTTCCCCGAGGGAAATCGAGATGAAACATAGCCTAAGATAGCATTTTGGAGGAACCAAGGGATGCATACCGTGTCGTCGCAGCTTAAATATGCATCTAACTATATGTGTTCCATAGTTCAATTTAGATGAGTCAagctaagattttttttttatgcacAAAGGAAGCAATCCAAGAACTAACATGAAAAAAAGGTAAGTTGGAAAGAACAAAGAAAACCCAAAGACAAGCAACATCTTATCCAGCTGATCTCAACTCATCCATCTCACCTCGGATGAGTTATCGGAATGGTGATGGCTCCTCAGCTCCGGTGGCGCGCTGTTCGAGAAGTTGAGCATGTTGCTGCCGAGGCTGGTGGTGATGCATGACCTAGGAGAGGAGGCCAGGAGCATCTGGCTCAGCTGAGACTTGGCCCCTCCTGCCGGCATCTCATGGTCACCAGCGAGGTGGCTCCCATAAAAGTTGTAAGCAGCTTGAGGCATCCTAGAGCTCTCCTCCTTCATGCCGACCATGCATGCACTTGCAGATGCAATCTGATCCCCCCAGTTCTCTAGTCCCTTTGACAGGAGAGCTGTAGTGGCGCTGAATCTCTCATGATCTCCAACTAACCCCCCTCTGCACATGTAGTTAAACAAGGTGCACGCAGATGTACACAAATGCATGAGTCCATGGAGACAAGAACAAGTGCAAGTTACTAGTAAGATTAACATGCATAAGATGATTAGCGAAAGGAAAAAAGCTGCGTAAAGCTTGATCTACTATAGGACACAAAGTGGGTTAACCACTTTATTCCTTCTCCTAAAGCTACAGTTAAGCATATGAAACTAAAGTTTACATAGATTAAAGAGGTTCATTATTGTGGATCTCTTCCATGAATGGATCATACTgatttagagagagagagagagagagagagagagagagagagagagagagagaggtgtttACAGAAGCAACTGGCTCCATGATTCTGGCAAGTGGTTCTCCTGGCCGCCACCGTCGTGCAGATTTGGAAGAGAACCAGTGCTGTTCATCTGAACTAGGCCTGAAGATGTGTGGGGAAACTGCTGGGAAAAGAGCACCGATGGAGAAGACAAGGAGGGCAGGTTAGGCGAGGCCTCTTGATCCTCATGGCAAGGCTTCAAGCTGCTCATGATATTGCTGCTGCTGGTCGTATTGCTGCCTCCGCCAGTACCGCTCCAGATCATCTGCTGAACCAGGGAAGTCTGGAATTCTCCTCTGTTCATCACTGCTAGCTAgtgagagaaagaggagagagagagatgagttcTTGCTGCAACAAATGCTCTTCCTTGCCAGGCTCTCGCTCCTTGCAGTACTATCTGTGTGGAAATCTCTCAGGTCAATCTTAAAGGGGCCGGTGCTTCATATTTCTTGAGAGATGGGGCATATCTtcttgggagaggagagaacaacaacaacaataataacaAACTGGAAAAGAGTAGAGGAGagacactactacataatattTCATAAGTAGCGCTTTATCAATGCCGGATGTACAAAAATCATCACTGAAAATATATCAGTGCTGATTCTTAATCTCCCGCGCCCCAAAAATGACTGGCACGTTAGAACAGGCACTGAtaactgactatcagtgccggttccagtcGCAACCGGCACGGAAGGTATCAAACCCGAATTTTTACTTGAATCGCGTTTTGGCTTGCCCATCGTGTCCGTTTGGCTCTGGCCTTGTCTCTTCCTCACGCGTCCTCCACCACAAAAGATAGCCTCTCTCTACTCTAGCAGACACGCTTCTCAGTAGCCTCTCTCTCTACTCTAGCCAGATCCGGCCCCTCCCATCTGTCTCCGGCTCGCCGCCGAAGATGTGCAGGTGGAGGGATCCGCCTCTTCTATAGCAGTAGTATATATCTAGTTTTCATTGCATCTAGCATGAAGTTTCTCGAGCTCGGTTCGCTTGATTCGCTGGACGAACCACGAGGTCGCCGGAGCAGCTGGCTGTCGTTCGCGTAGGCCATCGTCTCGGTGTTCCTCAAGGCATGGATAAAGGCGTTGGGCTCAGCGCTACAGAGTGACGGGCTCCTTCGGGACGCGTCGCGCTCAGTCGGGCGGCTGCGGCGCCTGGAATCGATGTCTCTACGGAGCAACAGGTCTGGCCATGGCATGAAGCTCGGTGCCGGTCGAGACGCCGCGGGGCTGGTCATGTCCCGCCGCTCATCCAGCCGCGCCCTCGGTCGCGTTGTGCCTCATGGTCCCGAGCCGCGACGGGGTCTCCTTTTGCGCCTCCTCCTACCGCGACTTCATAGCAAGGGGACCTAGCCGATGTGCTGGTGGCATCCACATGCAGCGGCCCTGAGCGAACAACCCTTCTTTGTGTGTTGTGATTTGTGCCGGATGGATAATGAAACCGGCATTGATATATCGATTTTTTGTGTGATGTATGTTGAattgattttttgtgtgatgttgaatcGATTATTAGCCTGCTATTTGGATTGAGATGAGTCAATTGGattgagatgagtcaatttGAGCACGACAATGACGGCAGCAGGAgcacgacggcggcgacggcaggAGCGGCAGGCGAGCCGGATCTTTCGAGTCGGCTCATTTATTTTTTGGGGCTCAGGAACCTTTTCAGTGCTGGTTGGAGGCACAACCTGACACTGAAAAGAACATTCAGTGTTGGTTCCAGACCCGATACTGATcgctgactatcagtgccgagtaaaatTGGCACTAAAACCGTTTTTCAACTGGTATTGATGtgttgttttgtagtagtgagaggGGATGGGGAGATGACGAAAAAGCATAGGGCCTGTTCGGAGAGGAATCTGGGCTTTGTTTGTTTTCCCCCTTCCTTTTGCTTAACTCCTTTATTTGTGAACTTTCCCTTGCTTTCCTCcagcccccctctctctctacccctcctctctctctctctctcattcttttgttatacacacacatacacaaatttgttttctttctttccttctctgTTGTCACTTTTGCTTTACCACTAAAGTGATGTAGGAAAGGTACGTGAGACACACCATTTCGGACCAAAAGGAGCGGTTTAAAGAGGAGGCGGTGCTTGTTTATCTAATGTGAGCTTATGTTACTACCTTTCAAACCACCAATTAAGCAGCTAGACCGACCTGATAATTGCAGTTGCAGTGATGAAGACACACGTACAGAGATGTAAGTAACCTCCACAACACGCACATATACAGGAATAGTGCAGGCATGCACGCACAGAAAGCGGGCATGCAGAAGTGGAAAGAATATCCGTTTACTTCACATATTCGTCCTTGGCGTTTGTACATGTATCAGGGAAACCGAAATGCATGATGTGGTTTCCTTGCTAGTTTTGTCCAAAAAATGCGTGTACACTACAAGCGGTATAAAGGTATAGTAATCTCGATCATTTGGAATGCATCTATACCTTTATGATGTTTTGTCATATCAGCTAATAAAGGGATGTGCCAAAGTTCCTTATTATTGACTAAGCTTTAATTTTCGCAAATGCAAATCTTCATTATTTTTATATCAACGAGAACTTTAATTTTTATGTCAAATTAGTCCTTAATTTTAAAGACAAGGGAAAACATGCATGCTGCCTTACCACATCTCTagtgttttgttttataataaTAAACCTAGCTAGTATGTTTAACTTGTGCATTGctatgacaaaaaaaatacatttattcTGTTTTGAAACTTAATTTACGTAATTAATCTAATTACCCGAGGAGTGCAGGAATAATTCAAGGTGGTTCCCTTTTTAGTATAAGATTTGTTGGTCAAGACTGGGCATCTAGTAGTACCGGTATTGCCAATTCACGTATATTTGATCGTCCAAGAAGCTTATGACATACTTTGAGACAGATTTTAAGGAGTTTTAAGAATTTTCCAGATGATGCAAATAAAGAACCCAAAAATATATAGAATTTGACATGCACTAAAAAAACCACATAAAAAATACAATGGCGCAACTAGAATTTGACTTatcccaaaacaaaaatcaaataatgTTTTTTTGGAAAGTTAAATAGGATAGTACAGCACTATTGAACAAACGGTTAATTAGTTTCCTTGAAGCTGTTTTGGGCTGTAGTGCATGTGCAATTGTAGTTACGAGAATAGTCCCAAGTTTCAATAGGATTATTGTATTATAGCTCATGAAAGGTGCTtttgacttaaaaaaaaaaatcaccgcAGAGCTAAACGGAACCTAAGTCAAATTCACTACTCTAGAATATAGTTATTACTATTTAAGAGTACAATTGATAAACCATCTTTTGATGGTATAATTTCTATATCTTTTATTATAACCAATGATGGTAGTGCTAATTAATCTTAAGTACTCAGCATTCCaaccttttgtttttgttgaacttatttttctataaaaCTTGATTGAACAGTAAGATGGAAGTAATAGTTATTTATAGTAAAGCTTGTTAATtattactccctccgattacaagtgtaagtcgttttagacttgtgcacaaagattaagaaagtagatcaaatgaccttgttatctttcatttattctgcattagaaaagataacttatttatttgtgagagtagtagcatttattaaacaagagcaagatgggaacaagagaaaaaaaagtgcatagaagttcgagaataacttatatttagagaatagttgaggaggctaaaacgacctaaaTTTGCAACCAAAGGGAGTATTTCGAGAGGAAACTGCACCTGCACCACCTTCTTGCGATTTTGTGCAAGCTTGCACCCCCTTTGAGGAAAATTCAGCAATTAGAACGAAATGTTTTTCAAGCTTCTTTATTTCACACTAGTTCTAACAGAGAGGCTAATTGATGACTGCATCTTTCTGGCAGGCAAGGGGAGGCGGCCGGTGTGTTACTTCTAAAGATGGTTGATGCGTACGTAGTTATCTATTCGTAATTATATGATGTCTTATAAAGCGTGTGTTTAAATCTCTCTAACTTTGATCGTCACTAATTCAAAACAGACTTTTCGAATTGGTTGTATGAAAATAGCGTTAGGagatttgtcatgaaaaatattttcacaacATAAGGATTTTACAATCTATTATTATTATCaatttcatataaaatgtaGTGGACAAAGTTGCATATTGTAGACAGCGATGTCAAGAAACGAACAACATATATTTCAGACGTAAGGACTATAATATTCATGTCAATACTTCCAACTATACAAAGTTCACTAGAGAGAGTATTTAATTCacatatatcattttttttttatgtcgaCGATTTGTAAGTCACCGATCTTACGAATAGGTGAATGAATACTCTCTATAGCCGAATCATACTTCAAAACACATagttttatacaggttcgggcctcctaagggataatagctctacgtcatggtgtcttgtattgatctttgagacaGATTATAAGGGGGTCTTGGCTagtttagatgaatctaaatctagtcgAGAGCTCCTTGCGTGTAATCTTGGCGATATGTCAATATAGATCGTGAGTACAGAAGGATCGAGGCTTGTGGTGAACTTGAGGTTTCTATATGCTTAGGCGATGGGCTTGTTTCTTGACCTCCGTAGGGTCCCCTTACTCCGTATATATACAGGGGCTACCGTGTAGCTTCTAGACTTCTTTTCGAGTAGGATTATTCTGTTATCCTTAGTGATAAACTTTTATACTTACGAGATACCCTAGTATCCGCAGGCAGTTTCTATGCATATAAGGATTCTTTTCTCAGGCACGGATGTATGGTCCAAGAATACAAGAAACCGTAAGGATATGAATAGGTATAAGATAGTAATATATGGTAGTTTTAAACTACCCATCATCATGTGGTAATACCAGAGGAGAATTGAAGGATCCTGGACCATCGCCCCTATATGCTTGGTGCACACGCCTTACGATTATCAGGTAAAAGTTTAAATTTAACA
This genomic interval carries:
- the LOC133885097 gene encoding transcription factor bHLH68-like, with the protein product MNRGEFQTSLVQQMIWSGTGGGSNTTSSSNIMSSLKPCHEDQEASPNLPSLSSPSVLFSQQFPHTSSGLVQMNSTGSLPNLHDGGGQENHLPESWSQLLLGGLVGDHERFSATTALLSKGLENWGDQIASASACMVGMKEESSRMPQAAYNFYGSHLAGDHEMPAGGAKSQLSQMLLASSPRSCITTSLGSNMLNFSNSAPPELRSHHHSDNSSECNSTVTGSAIKKARVQASSSAQSTLKVRKERLGDRITALHQIVSPFGKTDTASVLQETIGYIRFLLGQIEALSYPYMGHGNGASMQNGPMGERNPGLFPEYPGQLLNHNNNTGAQQPAGQPEEQQGVNDEAKKDLRSRGLCLVPVSCTSHFGGDNAADYWAPAPAPLGGILR